The proteins below are encoded in one region of Populus alba chromosome 2, ASM523922v2, whole genome shotgun sequence:
- the LOC118049253 gene encoding uncharacterized protein has product MSLDKYFKRKSLEDEESIKASSHVTQSSSKKSHIEINSDTLLADPGLRRPIYEYHINDRDAIRRAYLQKGPCQPSHYDFPQKQFGNISTLRCFNPAWFGAYPTWLEYSIAKDAAFCLYCYLFKLKGGVDSFTVKSQSDYRTRLNASIECARFLLHQGLPFRGHDECECSSNQGNYLELLHFLSRNNEAIKRVTFSEAPKHNKLTSPDIQKDITQAAAEEITNVIIKDLGESLFSILIDESRDISIKEQMAVVIRYVDNNGHIIERFLGIQHVSDTTASSLKAAIEALFSKHGLSISRLRGQGYDGASNMREA; this is encoded by the exons atgtcacTGGACAAGTATTTCAAGCGTAAATCCCTTGAGGATGAGGAGTCAATCAAAGCTTCAAGTCATGTAACTCaatcaagttcaaagaaaagtCATATTGAAATCAACTCCGACACTCTTCTTGCTGACCCTGGCTTAAGAAGACCAATTTATGAGTACCATATAAATGATAGGGATGCAATCCGAAGAGCTTATCTACAAAAAGGTCCTTGTCAACCTTCACACTATGATTTTCCTCAAAAACAATTTGGGAATATATCAACACTACGATGCTTTAATCCGGCTTGGTTTGGTGCATACCCAACATGGTTAGAGTACAGTATAGCCAAAGATGCTGCTTTTTGCTTGTATTGTTACCTCTTCAAGTTAAAAGGGGGTGTTGATTCGTTT ACAGTAAAGAGTCAAAGTGATTATCGAACTCGATTGAATGCTTCAATAGAGTGTGCTCGTTTTTTATTGCACCAAGGACTTCCATTTCGTGGCCATGATGAATGTGAATGTTCAAGCAACCAAGGAAATTATCTAGAGCTCTTGCATTTCCTTTCCAGAAACAATGAAGCTATTAAAAGAGTTACTTTCAGTGAAGCTCCTAAACATAACAAATTGACTTCTCCAGATATTCAAAAAGACATTACTCAAGCTGCTGCAGAGGAGATTACAAATGTGATTATCAAAGATCTAGGTGAgtcattattttcaattttaattgatgagTCACGTGACATATCAATCAAGGAACAAATGGCAGTTGTTATACGATATGTAGACAACAATGGACATATAATTGAACGTTTTCTTGGCATTCAACATGTGTCAGATACAACTGCTAGTTCACTCAAGGCAGCTATTGAAGCTTTGTTTTCTAAGCATGGGTTAAGTATATCAAGATTGCGTGGTCAGGGATATGATGGAGCTAGTAACATGCGAG